A genomic stretch from Bradyrhizobium quebecense includes:
- a CDS encoding response regulator produces the protein MSKPRNLVLLIDDEPKIRRFLRAGFEIHGFSVVEAENAADGLKIATFNAPDLVILDLGLPDLHGSETLERLRSWSNVPVIVLSVESNEDEKVRLLQAGADDYVVKPFGMAELLARSDAALRRYFKSATENPVVVAGPLSVDLVSRTVSLNQARIKLTRKEYRLLHVLAVHIGLVVTHDQLLKEIWTGNQRDNIQYLRILVRKLRQKIEADPNQPRLLVTESGVGYRLENRLETSVAG, from the coding sequence ATGAGTAAGCCGCGTAACCTCGTCCTGCTGATCGATGACGAACCAAAGATCCGCCGCTTCCTGCGCGCCGGGTTCGAGATTCATGGCTTCTCCGTGGTCGAGGCCGAGAACGCCGCCGACGGGTTGAAGATCGCGACCTTCAATGCGCCCGACCTCGTGATCCTCGATCTCGGTCTGCCGGACCTGCATGGCAGCGAGACGCTGGAGCGGCTGCGCTCCTGGTCCAACGTTCCGGTGATCGTGCTCTCCGTCGAATCCAACGAGGACGAGAAGGTTCGCCTGCTGCAGGCTGGTGCCGATGATTATGTCGTCAAGCCGTTCGGCATGGCCGAGTTGCTGGCGCGGAGCGACGCCGCGTTGCGCCGCTATTTCAAGAGCGCCACCGAGAACCCGGTCGTCGTCGCCGGGCCGCTGTCGGTCGATCTGGTCAGCCGGACCGTCTCGCTCAACCAGGCCAGGATCAAGCTGACGCGGAAGGAGTACCGCCTGCTGCACGTACTTGCCGTACATATCGGCCTGGTGGTGACGCACGATCAGCTGTTGAAGGAGATCTGGACCGGCAACCAGCGCGACAATATCCAGTATCTGCGCATCCTGGTGCGCAAGCTGCGCCAGAAGATCGAGGCCGACCCCAACCAGCCTCGCCTGCTGGTAACGGAGTCCGGGGTTGGCTATCGGCTGGAAAACCGCCTGGAGACCAGCGTGGCGGGCTAA
- a CDS encoding sensor histidine kinase → MIYSLPLFQRLADIHARRAEAEHVFAPGFEAKPQLVMWTDVLPLLWSVGSIGIVTALLFALNEPIAANLVPIAYLIPIIYAATRWGIWSGTLASLTAIAAADFFFFTPLYSLRVDSPQEAIDLLVFLVVALVSSNLASRLQQETERLRRREREIQHLYEFSKRLAACFTISDLIDAVSHYLAHTLGQRAALFVASAGGHFESPPELGAAPPAVQESVAAMTATVGITDRSVIDESTQEVWLLRAVGSKTLVHGVIAINAGRGTREAIALRTRRIEAVLEEVSLTLQRLDIGKAMDDARMHLQAELLRDAFHGTLSHELCSPLAAIQGSVSVMHAMPAVSADERLRSLIEAVSDEVARLDGHIRNLLNATRVTAGGLTPRLEWSDPRDIVNAAVKARAPRLAAHRVEIGFDDDLPLINVDSGLLAEACGQLLENAAKYSPSGSTISVQTRHVPGRVVMSIIDQGVGVTPDEQRHLGRKSFRSPRHQASVPGSGLGFWIASTFVKAHDGTVEVASRGHGLGTTASILLPAPQTTDSDLVTCDDE, encoded by the coding sequence TTGATCTATTCCCTGCCCCTGTTTCAACGGCTCGCGGATATCCACGCGCGCCGCGCGGAAGCGGAGCACGTGTTCGCGCCGGGGTTCGAAGCGAAGCCGCAATTGGTCATGTGGACCGACGTCCTGCCCCTGCTGTGGTCGGTCGGATCGATCGGCATCGTCACAGCGCTGCTGTTTGCGCTCAATGAGCCGATCGCCGCGAACCTGGTGCCAATCGCCTATCTGATCCCCATCATCTATGCGGCCACCCGATGGGGGATCTGGTCGGGCACGCTGGCATCGCTGACCGCGATCGCCGCAGCCGACTTCTTCTTTTTCACACCGCTCTACAGCCTTCGGGTCGACAGTCCACAGGAGGCGATCGATCTGCTCGTCTTCCTCGTCGTCGCGCTGGTGAGCAGCAATCTGGCGTCGCGCCTGCAACAGGAGACCGAAAGGTTGCGGCGCCGCGAGCGGGAGATCCAGCACCTCTACGAATTCTCCAAACGCCTGGCCGCCTGCTTCACCATCTCCGATCTGATCGACGCCGTCAGTCACTATCTGGCCCATACGCTCGGCCAGCGGGCTGCATTGTTCGTCGCGTCCGCGGGAGGTCATTTCGAATCCCCGCCGGAATTGGGAGCCGCTCCGCCGGCCGTGCAGGAGAGCGTAGCGGCGATGACGGCGACGGTCGGCATAACAGATCGCAGCGTCATCGATGAATCGACCCAGGAGGTGTGGCTGCTCCGTGCCGTCGGATCGAAAACCCTGGTGCACGGCGTCATCGCCATCAATGCCGGGCGCGGTACGCGCGAGGCGATCGCGTTGCGCACACGCCGGATCGAGGCGGTGCTGGAGGAGGTTTCGCTGACGCTGCAACGGCTCGATATAGGCAAGGCGATGGACGATGCCAGGATGCATCTGCAGGCCGAATTGTTGCGGGACGCCTTCCATGGCACACTCTCGCATGAACTCTGCTCGCCGCTCGCCGCCATCCAGGGATCGGTGAGCGTCATGCACGCGATGCCGGCCGTCAGCGCCGACGAACGGCTGCGTTCGCTGATCGAGGCGGTTTCGGACGAGGTCGCGCGGCTCGACGGCCACATCCGCAATCTCCTGAATGCGACGCGCGTCACGGCCGGCGGGCTGACGCCTCGTCTCGAATGGTCCGACCCGCGCGACATCGTCAACGCCGCCGTCAAGGCGCGTGCGCCGCGGCTGGCGGCGCACCGCGTCGAGATCGGATTTGACGACGATCTCCCACTGATCAACGTCGATTCCGGCCTGCTCGCGGAGGCTTGTGGCCAGCTGCTCGAGAACGCCGCCAAATACTCCCCGTCCGGGTCGACGATCTCGGTGCAGACCCGACACGTCCCCGGGCGTGTCGTGATGTCGATCATCGACCAGGGGGTTGGCGTCACGCCGGACGAACAGCGCCATCTCGGCCGCAAGTCGTTCCGCAGCCCGCGGCACCAGGCGAGCGTCCCCGGCTCCGGGCTCGGCTTCTGGATCGCATCGACTTTCGTCAAGGCACATGACGGCACCGTCGAGGTCGCGAGCCGCGGCCACGGACTCGGGACGACGGCATCGATCTTGCTACCGGCACCGCAGACCACGGATTCAGATTTGGTGACCTGCGACGATGAGTAA
- a CDS encoding M20 family metallopeptidase codes for MDNRNDVWRGVDTIKPRFIELSDRVWAMPEVCYTEARSSAEHLAELRHQGFRITENLADIPTAVMGEWGEGGPVIAFLGEYDALPGLSQEAGVAEPRPVESGGHGHGCGHNLLGSSALLAATAVKDWLAANKVPGRVRYYGCPAEEGGAAKAFMVRCGAFEDADIAITWHPHSFWEVAVTPSLANTRADFIFTGRTSHAAASPHLGRSALDAVELMNVGVNYMREHMPSDARVHYALLDTGGIAPNVVQAHARVRYSIRARDLPGMNELVERVNKIAQGAALMTETKMEMRIISAVSNILPNTPLEQTLHRIMEDLGPPHFDDADKDFAGKIRATLTDKDIASVYYAIGMEPTDRPLADFLVPIDAKRNPLIGSTDVGDVSWVVPTVQVHAPTVAIGTPFHTWQVVAQGKTPAAHKAMVQAAKAMAGLGVKALMEPELIAAAKADLKKRTTRTPYISPLPANVAPPLDMSVA; via the coding sequence ATGGACAACCGTAATGATGTCTGGCGTGGCGTCGACACGATCAAGCCGCGTTTCATCGAATTGAGCGACCGGGTCTGGGCGATGCCCGAGGTCTGCTACACCGAGGCGCGCTCATCCGCCGAACATCTGGCCGAGCTGCGCCACCAGGGTTTCCGCATCACCGAGAACCTCGCCGACATTCCGACCGCGGTGATGGGCGAATGGGGCGAGGGCGGCCCGGTTATCGCCTTCCTCGGCGAATATGACGCCCTGCCCGGCCTCAGCCAGGAGGCCGGCGTCGCCGAACCTCGTCCGGTCGAGAGCGGCGGCCACGGCCATGGCTGCGGCCATAATCTGCTCGGCTCTTCCGCGCTGCTCGCAGCGACCGCGGTGAAGGACTGGCTCGCCGCCAACAAGGTGCCGGGCCGGGTGCGCTATTACGGCTGTCCGGCCGAGGAAGGCGGCGCGGCAAAGGCCTTCATGGTGCGCTGTGGCGCGTTCGAGGACGCCGACATCGCCATCACCTGGCATCCGCACAGTTTCTGGGAGGTCGCCGTGACGCCGTCGCTCGCCAACACCCGTGCCGATTTCATCTTCACCGGGCGAACCTCGCATGCAGCGGCCTCGCCGCATCTCGGCCGTAGCGCGCTCGATGCGGTGGAATTGATGAATGTCGGCGTCAACTACATGCGCGAGCACATGCCGAGCGATGCCCGGGTGCACTATGCGCTGCTCGACACCGGCGGGATTGCACCCAATGTGGTGCAGGCCCATGCCCGCGTGCGCTACTCGATCCGTGCCCGCGACCTGCCCGGCATGAACGAGCTGGTCGAGCGCGTGAACAAGATCGCGCAGGGCGCAGCCCTGATGACCGAGACCAAGATGGAGATGAGGATCATCTCCGCCGTCTCCAACATCCTGCCCAATACCCCGCTGGAGCAGACGCTGCACCGGATCATGGAAGATCTCGGGCCGCCGCATTTCGACGATGCCGACAAGGATTTCGCCGGCAAGATCCGCGCGACCCTGACCGACAAGGACATCGCCTCGGTCTATTACGCGATCGGCATGGAGCCGACCGACCGGCCGCTGGCCGATTTCCTGGTGCCAATCGACGCCAAGCGCAATCCGCTGATCGGCTCGACCGATGTCGGTGACGTCAGCTGGGTGGTGCCGACGGTGCAGGTCCATGCACCGACGGTTGCAATCGGCACGCCGTTCCACACCTGGCAGGTTGTGGCGCAGGGCAAGACGCCTGCCGCACACAAGGCGATGGTGCAGGCCGCCAAGGCGATGGCCGGCCTCGGCGTCAAGGCGCTGATGGAGCCAGAGCTGATCGCGGCCGCCAAGGCCGACCTCAAGAAGCGGACCACCCGAACACCTTATATCAGTCCGCTGCCGGCGAATGTTGCACCGCCGTTGGACATGTCGGTCGCCTGA
- a CDS encoding S1C family serine protease: MTEPTTLASLSSALSETIARAAPTIVSVHSHRARASGFVWKTGLIVTADEALADEGEIEIQFADGSRRQAAVAGRDHTTDVALLRVDGDVAPIKLSTEIPALGSLAVIVAADRGAPIARLGMVSRSGAAWRSLRGGEIEARIELDVRLRHSQQGGLALNAAGVPFGMAVLGPRRVLTIPAATIERVAAQLEKNGRIARGYLGVGLQPVRLDDGLGAMVMNVDKAGPSAAAGIRQGDVIIAANGERLSGVRALSRGLGPQSVGSLVELTVHRGGEPLNFKVTVGERPET; this comes from the coding sequence ATGACCGAACCGACCACCCTCGCCTCGCTGTCGTCAGCCCTTTCCGAGACCATTGCGCGCGCTGCGCCCACAATCGTCTCCGTGCATTCGCATCGCGCGCGCGCCTCCGGCTTCGTCTGGAAGACCGGCCTGATCGTCACTGCGGACGAAGCGCTCGCCGACGAGGGCGAGATCGAAATCCAGTTTGCCGACGGCAGCCGCAGGCAAGCCGCCGTCGCCGGACGCGACCACACCACCGACGTCGCGCTGCTGCGCGTCGACGGCGACGTCGCGCCGATCAAGCTGTCGACCGAAATTCCCGCGCTCGGATCGCTCGCGGTGATCGTCGCGGCCGACCGCGGCGCGCCGATCGCGCGGCTCGGCATGGTCTCCCGGTCCGGCGCCGCATGGCGCAGCCTGCGCGGCGGCGAGATCGAAGCGCGGATCGAGCTCGACGTCCGGCTGCGGCACAGCCAGCAGGGCGGGCTGGCGCTGAATGCCGCGGGCGTGCCGTTCGGCATGGCGGTGCTCGGCCCGCGCCGCGTGCTGACGATCCCTGCCGCGACCATCGAGCGGGTCGCAGCCCAGCTCGAGAAGAACGGCCGCATCGCGCGCGGATATCTCGGCGTCGGGCTGCAGCCGGTTCGTCTCGACGACGGCCTCGGCGCAATGGTGATGAATGTCGACAAGGCCGGCCCGTCAGCTGCCGCCGGCATCCGCCAGGGCGACGTGATCATTGCCGCCAACGGCGAGAGGCTGTCGGGCGTGCGGGCGCTGTCGCGCGGCCTCGGGCCGCAGAGCGTCGGCAGCTTGGTCGAGCTCACCGTACATCGCGGCGGCGAGCCGTTGAACTTCAAGGTGACGGTCGGCGAAAGGCCCGAGACGTGA
- a CDS encoding peptide ABC transporter substrate-binding protein — protein MFDNNLRGMIDDVRDGRMDRRAFVKRMIAVGLTAPLANQILAIGGVAMAQSPNPYKPTKRGGGGPLKLLWWQGPTLLNPHFATGTKDQDGSRIFYEPLASWDVDGHLNPILAAEIPSIQNGGLAADAKSVVWKLKPGVKWHDGKPFSADDVVFTWEYASDPATAAVSSATYAGMTVEKVDDLTVRIKFKDPTPFWANAFVGAYGCIIPKHLFAEFKGGKSREASTNLKPVGTGPYKFIEFKPGDLIRGEINQDYHMANRPYFDTIEMKGGGDAVSAARAVIQTGEYDFAWNIQVEDEVLLRLEKGGKGKTLYAVGGDIEFIAINFTDPNTEVDGERSSMKTKHPILSDPRVRQALALLVDRDSIKKVIYGRAGRATANYLNGPEEFVSKNTKWEFSVEKASALLEQAGWKAGSDGIREKDGKKLKLLYQTSINGPRQKTQAIVKQACQKAGIDVELKSVVASVFFSSDVANPDTYSHFYADIEMFQIPMTQPDPALHMRRYHSRNVATKENKWQGPNFPRWVNKDFDAAVDAADTETDPIKRADLYIKCNDLMWQDTVMIPVMHRLAVEACSNTVRPALSGWANQTDNLQDWYRET, from the coding sequence ATGTTCGACAACAATCTGCGCGGGATGATCGACGACGTAAGGGACGGACGGATGGACCGCCGCGCCTTCGTCAAGCGAATGATTGCCGTCGGCCTCACCGCGCCGTTGGCGAACCAGATTCTGGCGATCGGCGGCGTCGCGATGGCGCAGAGCCCCAACCCCTACAAGCCGACCAAGCGCGGCGGCGGCGGTCCACTGAAGCTGTTGTGGTGGCAGGGCCCGACCCTGCTCAATCCGCATTTCGCCACCGGCACCAAGGACCAGGACGGCTCGCGCATCTTCTACGAGCCGCTCGCCAGCTGGGACGTCGACGGCCATCTCAACCCGATCCTCGCCGCCGAGATCCCCTCGATCCAGAATGGCGGACTCGCCGCCGACGCCAAATCGGTGGTCTGGAAACTCAAACCCGGCGTCAAATGGCATGACGGGAAGCCGTTCAGCGCCGACGACGTCGTCTTCACCTGGGAATATGCCAGCGACCCAGCGACGGCCGCGGTCTCGAGCGCGACGTACGCCGGCATGACCGTGGAGAAGGTCGACGACCTCACGGTCCGCATCAAGTTCAAGGATCCGACGCCGTTCTGGGCCAACGCGTTCGTCGGCGCCTATGGCTGCATCATTCCGAAACACCTGTTCGCGGAATTCAAGGGCGGCAAGTCGCGCGAGGCGTCGACCAATCTGAAGCCGGTCGGCACCGGACCCTACAAGTTCATCGAATTCAAGCCGGGCGACCTGATCCGCGGCGAGATCAATCAAGACTACCACATGGCGAACCGGCCCTATTTCGACACGATCGAGATGAAGGGCGGTGGCGACGCGGTCTCGGCGGCGCGCGCGGTGATCCAGACCGGCGAATATGATTTCGCCTGGAACATCCAGGTCGAGGACGAGGTGCTGCTGCGGCTGGAGAAGGGCGGCAAGGGCAAGACGCTCTATGCCGTCGGCGGCGACATCGAATTCATCGCCATCAACTTCACCGATCCCAACACCGAGGTCGACGGCGAACGCTCGTCGATGAAGACCAAGCATCCGATCCTGTCCGACCCGCGCGTGCGCCAGGCGCTCGCGCTGCTGGTCGACCGCGACTCCATCAAGAAGGTGATCTACGGCCGCGCCGGCCGCGCCACCGCCAACTATCTCAACGGCCCCGAGGAGTTCGTCTCCAAGAACACCAAATGGGAGTTCTCGGTCGAGAAGGCGAGCGCGCTGCTCGAGCAGGCCGGCTGGAAGGCGGGCTCCGATGGCATCCGCGAGAAGGACGGCAAGAAGCTGAAGCTTTTGTACCAGACCTCGATCAACGGGCCGCGGCAGAAGACCCAGGCGATCGTCAAGCAGGCCTGCCAGAAGGCCGGCATCGACGTCGAGCTGAAATCGGTGGTGGCCTCGGTGTTCTTCTCCTCCGACGTCGCCAACCCCGACACCTACTCCCATTTCTATGCCGACATCGAGATGTTCCAGATCCCGATGACGCAACCCGATCCGGCCCTGCACATGCGCCGCTATCATTCGCGCAACGTCGCCACCAAGGAGAACAAGTGGCAGGGACCGAACTTCCCGCGCTGGGTCAACAAGGATTTCGACGCCGCCGTCGATGCCGCCGATACCGAGACCGATCCGATCAAGCGCGCGGATCTCTACATCAAGTGCAACGATCTGATGTGGCAGGACACGGTGATGATCCCGGTGATGCATCGGCTTGCGGTGGAAGCCTGCTCCAACACGGTACGGCCCGCGCTCTCCGGCTGGGCCAACCAAACCGACAATCTGCAAGACTGGTATCGTGAAACCTGA
- a CDS encoding metallophosphoesterase family protein, which translates to MSDSIPSLLPRNSGHQFVIYADACSGIPGALHERTFASVSNVVRRLHPAPEFILFPGDEIIGLTADADALRAQWRHWFEVEMAWLDRRAVPLWHTTGNHTTYDEMSEAVFREVLKLPRNGPPGQEGLSYWVRRDDLVMVFVHTLWSGLGGEGHVETDWLEAVLDRHRDARHKLVLGHHPVYPINGFSGSYQREIGHEYSARFWEILVGAGVTAYLCSHILAFDVQVHRGVLQICTAGAGTAHRMPEGVEYLHCVQAALDQDGLRCQVLDTEGAVREQFAWPLPSLDRAAWSPLPHGTSPAPLSGTPAPATVVALKLSGRTAAASAAPQTLLCTPVPDMIAPLWLGLRGPNQTLTLILGREPGRSPHYWVGPDLGDERDFDLDIAFYPDMGPGGVLWRRRGDISWTSFAAISATGLERFSWPALWSVGCGQHGPDDRQYAGPRLDVAAAVFALS; encoded by the coding sequence ATGAGTGATTCAATTCCGTCTCTGCTACCTAGAAACTCGGGCCACCAGTTCGTGATCTATGCCGACGCCTGCTCGGGCATTCCCGGTGCGCTGCATGAGCGTACCTTCGCGTCGGTGAGCAATGTGGTCCGCCGGCTGCACCCTGCGCCCGAATTCATTCTCTTCCCCGGCGACGAGATCATCGGCCTCACCGCCGATGCCGACGCGCTGCGCGCGCAGTGGCGGCATTGGTTCGAGGTCGAGATGGCCTGGCTCGACCGGCGCGCGGTGCCGCTGTGGCACACGACCGGCAACCACACCACCTATGACGAGATGAGCGAGGCGGTGTTTCGCGAGGTGCTGAAGCTGCCGCGCAATGGTCCGCCCGGTCAGGAGGGTCTATCCTACTGGGTCCGCCGCGACGATCTCGTGATGGTGTTCGTGCACACGCTGTGGAGCGGGTTGGGCGGCGAGGGCCATGTCGAGACCGATTGGCTAGAAGCGGTGCTCGACCGGCACAGGGATGCCCGACACAAACTGGTGCTGGGTCATCACCCCGTGTACCCGATCAATGGCTTCAGCGGCAGCTATCAGCGCGAGATCGGCCACGAATACAGCGCGCGCTTCTGGGAGATTCTGGTCGGCGCCGGCGTCACCGCCTATCTGTGCAGCCACATCCTCGCATTCGATGTTCAGGTCCATCGCGGCGTGCTGCAGATCTGCACGGCGGGCGCGGGCACCGCGCACCGGATGCCCGAAGGCGTCGAGTACCTGCATTGCGTGCAAGCGGCACTCGATCAGGATGGTCTTCGCTGTCAGGTGCTCGACACCGAAGGCGCCGTGCGCGAGCAGTTCGCATGGCCGCTGCCCTCTCTCGACCGCGCCGCGTGGTCGCCATTGCCGCACGGGACCAGCCCTGCGCCGCTGTCAGGAACGCCGGCGCCCGCGACGGTGGTCGCCCTGAAATTGTCGGGCCGCACGGCCGCGGCAAGCGCCGCGCCGCAAACGCTGCTATGTACGCCCGTGCCTGACATGATCGCGCCGCTCTGGCTCGGCCTGCGCGGGCCGAACCAGACGCTCACCCTGATCCTCGGCCGCGAGCCCGGGCGTAGTCCGCATTACTGGGTCGGTCCCGATCTCGGCGATGAGCGGGATTTCGACCTCGACATCGCCTTCTATCCGGACATGGGACCGGGCGGCGTGCTGTGGCGACGCCGCGGTGACATCAGCTGGACGTCGTTCGCGGCGATATCGGCGACGGGGCTCGAGCGGTTCTCGTGGCCCGCGCTCTGGAGCGTCGGGTGCGGACAGCATGGACCGGACGACAGGCAATATGCCGGACCACGGCTCGACGTCGCTGCGGCCGTGTTCGCATTGTCATGA
- a CDS encoding outer membrane beta-barrel protein — translation MKRLFLAGVSLAAVSLFNAAHAADANPPLLKAPAAACDPYKNYSCLDGYLGSDFFSRFVNYYRLEWGHDAAPSDPKAPPSRRDYWPATPQSTPPMPFTEWPYGGSTSIGVTRPSSIDSPLMAALGNTPAGQWMNDAHIQVYGWVNAGGNLSSNTVRGGNAPAAYDYNPNTVQLDQAVVYIERLPDTVQKDHVDWGFRLAPIYGENYRYTTAYGLWSNQLLNQNKNYGYDLPMAYGEVFIPQIAEGLLLRFGRFISIPDIEAQLAPNNYMYTHSMTYTFDNYTNTGLQSTLAVTKNWMLQLGVSVGSDTMPWNAGAKIANPFPNPLFPGTTMLKDPGAIPSVTGGVRWTSDSGNDSVYVVADAINSGTWGYNNLQWYGLTAYHKFNDQWHISFETYNLHQNNVLNANNPAAMAAFAAGGTPFSPQYLPFNAPGLAQCSSATVFACTASVQTYLAYLNYKASPLDNISYRIEFYDDKQGQRTGVKTRYVETGIGWQHWFSPQIEIRPEVSYYRSLDANAFNGNSNLGIAPTKNFALIGSADIIIHF, via the coding sequence ATGAAGAGACTGTTTTTGGCGGGCGTATCGTTGGCGGCGGTGAGCCTGTTCAACGCGGCCCACGCAGCGGACGCCAATCCGCCATTATTGAAGGCGCCCGCCGCCGCCTGCGATCCTTACAAGAATTATTCGTGCCTCGACGGTTATCTCGGCAGCGACTTCTTCTCGCGCTTCGTCAACTACTACCGGCTCGAGTGGGGCCACGACGCCGCGCCGTCGGATCCGAAAGCGCCGCCGTCACGCCGTGATTATTGGCCGGCGACGCCGCAGAGCACGCCACCGATGCCGTTCACGGAATGGCCGTATGGCGGCTCGACCAGCATCGGCGTGACGAGGCCGAGCTCGATCGACAGTCCCTTGATGGCGGCGCTCGGCAACACGCCTGCCGGACAGTGGATGAACGATGCGCACATCCAGGTCTATGGCTGGGTCAATGCCGGCGGCAATCTGAGCTCCAACACGGTTCGCGGCGGCAACGCGCCCGCCGCCTACGACTATAACCCGAACACGGTCCAGCTCGACCAGGCGGTCGTCTACATCGAGCGCCTGCCCGACACCGTCCAGAAGGATCACGTCGACTGGGGCTTCCGTCTCGCGCCGATCTACGGCGAGAACTATCGCTACACGACCGCCTATGGTCTCTGGAGCAATCAGCTCCTGAACCAGAACAAGAACTACGGCTACGACCTGCCGATGGCCTACGGCGAGGTCTTCATTCCGCAGATCGCGGAAGGCCTCCTGCTGCGGTTCGGCCGCTTCATCTCGATCCCCGACATCGAGGCCCAGCTCGCGCCCAACAACTACATGTATACGCACTCCATGACGTATACGTTCGACAACTACACCAACACGGGTCTGCAGAGCACACTCGCGGTCACCAAGAACTGGATGCTGCAACTGGGCGTGTCGGTCGGCAGCGACACCATGCCGTGGAACGCCGGCGCCAAGATCGCCAACCCGTTCCCCAATCCGCTGTTCCCCGGCACCACCATGCTGAAGGATCCGGGCGCGATACCGAGCGTCACCGGCGGCGTGCGCTGGACCAGCGACTCCGGCAACGACAGCGTCTACGTCGTCGCCGACGCGATCAACAGTGGCACCTGGGGCTACAACAATCTGCAATGGTACGGCCTGACGGCGTATCACAAGTTCAACGACCAGTGGCACATCTCGTTCGAGACCTACAATCTGCATCAGAACAATGTGCTGAACGCCAACAATCCGGCTGCGATGGCCGCGTTCGCTGCGGGTGGCACGCCGTTCTCGCCGCAATACCTGCCGTTCAACGCGCCTGGCCTCGCCCAGTGCAGCAGCGCGACGGTGTTCGCCTGCACGGCGTCGGTGCAGACCTATCTCGCTTACCTGAACTACAAGGCGTCGCCGCTCGACAACATCTCGTATCGGATCGAGTTCTACGACGACAAGCAGGGTCAGCGTACCGGCGTGAAGACGCGTTACGTCGAGACCGGCATCGGCTGGCAGCACTGGTTCTCGCCGCAGATCGAGATCCGGCCCGAGGTCTCCTACTACAGGTCGCTCGATGCGAATGCGTTCAACGGCAATTCCAACCTCGGAATCGCGCCGACCAAGAATTTCGCCCTGATCGGTTCGGCCGACATCATCATTCACTTCTGA
- a CDS encoding outer membrane protein: protein MKHVFITTAALGALLLASPARSADLPLYTKAPAIAAPAYDWSGFYVGVFGGGGYGNHNLNNALGPAGFANYTINYSSTGGIAGGEIGYNVQSGSIVVGVEADGFWSGIKGSDVDQFNAGTLPIGSVDATNLRDGFTLRARGGIAVDRLLLFFTGGWAYGELQHTNTDPVFGVDQFNANRSGLTAGGGIAYAITNNLIGKFEYRYYDFGRYERAAPLNGQIPYSVDSTFSVVTVGLDYKFGGPVVAKY from the coding sequence ATGAAGCACGTTTTCATCACCACCGCAGCACTCGGAGCGCTGCTGCTCGCCTCTCCGGCAAGAAGCGCGGACCTTCCCCTCTACACCAAGGCGCCGGCGATCGCGGCGCCGGCCTACGACTGGTCCGGCTTCTATGTCGGCGTGTTCGGCGGCGGGGGATACGGCAACCACAATCTCAACAACGCACTCGGGCCGGCCGGCTTTGCCAACTACACTATCAACTATTCCTCCACTGGAGGCATCGCCGGCGGCGAGATCGGCTACAACGTCCAGAGCGGGAGTATCGTGGTCGGCGTGGAAGCCGACGGCTTCTGGTCCGGCATCAAGGGCAGCGATGTCGACCAGTTCAACGCCGGCACCTTGCCGATCGGCTCGGTTGATGCGACCAATCTCCGCGACGGCTTCACCCTCCGGGCGCGCGGCGGCATTGCGGTCGACCGCTTGCTGCTTTTCTTTACCGGCGGCTGGGCTTATGGCGAGCTCCAGCACACCAACACCGATCCGGTGTTCGGTGTCGATCAGTTCAACGCCAACCGAAGCGGTCTGACCGCGGGCGGCGGTATCGCCTATGCGATCACCAACAACCTGATCGGCAAGTTCGAGTATCGCTATTACGACTTCGGCCGGTACGAGCGCGCTGCGCCGCTGAACGGCCAGATTCCCTACTCCGTCGACAGCACGTTTTCCGTCGTGACGGTAGGTCTCGACTACAAGTTCGGCGGGCCAGTCGTCGCGAAGTACTGA
- a CDS encoding response regulator transcription factor, with product MSSEPTSDIIIALEIDDPALADRLATLLGSVAGLRLAAPGEQATATIVARNRETAGGGDFELTPRELDVLALLAEGASNKMIAQRLGISVHTAKFHVGSLLDKLDATGRTDAVAHAARRGVINL from the coding sequence GTGAGCAGTGAGCCCACTTCCGACATCATCATCGCACTCGAGATCGACGACCCCGCCCTCGCCGACCGGCTGGCGACGCTGCTCGGCAGCGTCGCCGGCCTGCGGCTTGCCGCGCCGGGCGAACAGGCGACGGCGACGATCGTCGCACGCAACCGAGAGACCGCGGGCGGCGGCGACTTCGAGCTGACGCCGCGCGAGCTCGACGTGCTGGCGCTGCTCGCCGAAGGAGCATCCAACAAGATGATCGCGCAGCGGCTCGGAATTTCGGTCCACACCGCCAAGTTTCATGTCGGCTCCCTGCTCGACAAGCTCGACGCCACCGGCCGCACCGACGCCGTCGCGCATGCAGCGCGGCGCGGGGTGATCAATTTGTGA